The following DNA comes from Solea solea chromosome 6, fSolSol10.1, whole genome shotgun sequence.
TGGGCGCCCACACCAGTCGCTGGACTTGAACTACGCTGTTTTTGCCGCTCAGTGGGTCCCAGCAGTACTCGGGGGAGAGCACTCGGCTGGGTTTGTGGATCCACAGGTACTTGTTCAGGTGACTCTCGTCGTGCCACAGAGCCTCCACGCGGTTGCGCTTGTCCTCCATGATGCCCTGGTGGCAGGCGTCCACCAGCGCTTTGACACTTTCCCACGTGCCTCCAAAGACAGCAGCGTGGTAGTAGAGATCCCCAGTTTCCATGTAAGCTTTGGACTTTGGGTTGTGGTCATAGGTGTACAACATCTTTGGCAGGTTGAAGAAGTAGGTATGGAGCAGAGCCACGGAGTCTCCCAGCGCCTCCGAACCAAACCTCCCAGTAAACTCCTGGTCCACATCGAAGCAGAAGACATACGTGCAGCGATGCTTAATGTCCGTCTCTATGGCGTCTGAAATGGTCTTCATCCGCATCATGGAGATATCCTGCCACCTGGCATGCTTCTCCACTTTCATCACCTTCATGCTTCGGTGAGGAGGAAGCTTCAGTGGTGGCACCTTCGCCGGCCGGTCTGTGAACACGTAGTACGTCACCGGCAAGTCCAACATGAAGTAACGCTCCGACGAGTTCAGGAAGGTGTTGAGGTAAGCATCCAGGTACCTGTGATGGAAGAGGAGACATTTTTCAGATTGTAGGATGGATTTCACGGAAATAAATCACAGCAGTgacgcaaacaaacacacctgccTACAGCAAACACCaccagagccacagaggagccTTTCTTCTTGTGCGTCTCGTCGTAAATCTCAGGATCAAACATTCCCTCCCAGATGATCGGAGCTCTCCAGTATGTGCACGTTTGCACATCATCCCTGCTCCTGAAACACAAGTTGTCCGAGATGAGATCAGACATGGGGAACGGGAATCACTCGCATGAAATATGAATGATTTTCATCTCAAAATCTCATTCCTATTCAGAGTCAGTGTAACTGCCTTTCAAGAACTTTACTGTTTCTGCAAACTTTTCCTCGACCTGTGCCTCAACAAAATCCCGTCTCTGAGCTTTGCAGGTAAAACTCATAACCAGGTTTCTGTATCGATCTGAAATTTCACACACACCGATACCCCTACAGGTTTATGCTGTTTGGGAAGGTGAGTGAGCAACACTGAGCTTTGGTTGTACGCAAACAATACATAACATTTGAAACGTGGTCATTCAGTGTGAAAGCAGTGAAGGGCAACCCATAATAAAGTCCACACTGACTGCTGGTGTGCTGAAAATGGAAATGTACATTGTTAATGTACAtttgtttattgtcattttagAGTTCCTGTATTTTGTTACAAAcatctttgtcttttattcCTTTTAAACTGTCGTTGCACAGtgaaaacatacagtaatattaaaataaaaaaaaataaaaatattgaataaatgCCAGATATGGAACgggaaagttatcttggaaaaaaatgGGGCTGAAGCACTAACTCattgaactttattttttttaattctacagccataaaatcaaaataaatccaagcGACATGATGATCATGACACTCATAAAAAAACTCTTACCTCAATTTGGAAGTATCAGAagggaaaggggaaaaaaaaggttggagTGAAAGCTTAAAGGGccgtttcacccattttttcccacttggtcaAGTAAAGAATAAACTTATAAGAATTaactatttcattttattacagagttggattaaatttgaccagttttctttaaattaattttcttttttgttgcagatcttgttttgttataattgacagaaacacagtgaagagcaaTATGGGGATTTAATTTTCTTTGAAAGAAGGAAGTGAATTAgatttgtcaattttatttccttttttttttttacaatcccaACTGTTGCTTCAGGAATGAGACGTGTAcatcagatccactgtctgatgatcacatgacacatttatctctggaaattagtaaaaagtATACTGTATTTCTTTTGGTATACTTTAATTTAACATCTTTATGTTCTTACACAAGGTCAAGACTGGCATCAACTCTGTTGTCCAGAATCAGATCCTTTGCACTCTTCAGAGAGCATCTCTCCATATGAATATACTTCACAAAGTATCtggtgtgaaaaaaacaacaacatacagcCATGTTATATCTTTGGAGAATGCAATATATGTACTTTTTTATTGTACAACAGAGAAATGACTGATAAGTTCTGGTGCTCACTTCAAAGACGGAGAAACAAAGTAAAGAACACACAGCACAACTGGAAGGAAACGCACACACTTCCAAACACCCTTCATCCTCTGAACAAATctgctgaaaacaaaaaaaaggcaagaacAAGTCAGATCATATTAATTAGATCATGAATAAGGAATTTATCTGGGATTAAAATGAGATACCTCATTTGTGAAAAACACAGGCATCCAACGTCAGTCGACTGATTCCTCGTGTGAGGTAAAGTGAAGGCAACTGGAAAAAAACCCCCGAGACGAGACAAAGTTGAACAGGTCGGTAGGAGCAACTAAAATAAggatgatgataaaaaaaacaaaaaaaaaaactttctaaTCAAAATGGAGCCACGCctcattaataaaaacaaagtctttTTGGTTACACAATAAACATAAATCATCAAAAGTATGATGTATTGTATATAGCCATCTAACTATGAAACAATGTAGTGCGTCATCTGTGgctatgttattgttatttatttggcaaataacaaaactGAATTCAACTTCTTATGCCCAAATTTGAGGCAGCTCACAGGGCTTCTTCAGACATGAATAAAGCACAACATTCaaccaataaaaacaatgtttctgTTCAGTAATGCAAGTAAATCACTAtgatttgacatcttaatcaggaaataataatgtgcttcactattttttctgtaaaacagtaaatttgaaaattcatggacaACACAACTACTTATATTCAAGCATTACAAATatcatttcagttaaagagtttccacatactggtgtattaaccattacagaaacatgaacAATTTGATAATCAATGAAATGCTGTTAATTAAGGGCAGCTGTggaatacatttgttaagcactgtaaaCTGAACCTTTGTTATACTGAAGATAATCATTTTGCAATTTTGGTTGCCACGGAAAGTTTTTCTAATGTTGCCCTAacattagtttttggttgcacattttgGATTTTTAAACCACTTATGATTCCAGTCATGATTGAAGTCGAAAATATCACGCAGTCTAACACAATATTAATCTTTAGGAAAGTTATGAAATGGAGGGGATTAGAAGATTAACCGATATAAATTATCAATATTATGTACTAgtattctatttgtttttttgaaaaactaTAAACTGAAGCTACAATGGTATACAGAAGTCAGAACCTACTTACTGAGGCGTTGGTTGAGGTCAGGATTGAACTTTAATTTAGGTTTTCTCTGATGATGGTAATAGTTTGTACAAATAAAAGCTCAagtctgtgtccacacaggaacagctgcacaaacctgtcaCATGTTGGTGGATCAAAGTTGGTTCAATATGTGTTAGGAAAGGTGTCTGTTATTTTTTCACAAATAACAGAGAGGTTTTGAAAGTTTAAAATCTCAAAAGTTCccattttgtttccatttgtcACTGTAACCAATGTTGACTGCAAATAAAACCatcaaatcaattaaaaatctacttttttaACCCATTCATCTGTGGCATCACACtcaaaacacactcactcaagtGAGGACATTAATTGACAGAATCATTCCCCTAAAAACTGGAGTCAACTCTGCTCGGCTTTAAACGCAGGAGAAAGAAgttgacgatgatgatgatgatgatgaagaagaacttACCTGCGTGATCTGCTGGAGACAAAAGTCGTTCCTCTTAAATGTTTTCCCCAGATGAATTAAAATGTTCCTGGAGACTCACAGAGGTTGAGCCACACCGAGGACAGTCGGTTGTTAACGAATCGTCTTCGGTCTGTCTTCGACTCAAACACACGGAGCGGAGGGAGCGGTTCAGTGTCTGAAGCTCCTGCAGTTTAGTTCCTGCAGGCCTCACTTACACTCAAGTCAAGCTTGCGTACGCACAAAAGAAAGAAGGCGTACGCAAGCGTTCTACGCAAAAGTTtgggatatatatataaaaaaaaaccccacatgtATTATAGTTCTTCACGGAAACACTGAGCCATGCGTAAACGGGAGAAACTCTGATGGCGGAAGGATGAGCATCCAGAAACTGTCACACAATAagtctgtgtttgcatgtttaaatgaataaacaaactaACTGATACGCCCTTAAACGCCTCCCTCAAAATTAATCAACAAATACACAAGATAAACGGTATGTTATTGGAAGATTCCATTTTAAATAACTGCTGTCAAATACTTCCATGAATGAGACGCAGCTCCAGATTTACATGGttatgattatttttgacatttacgCAAAATAATTGATTTCCACGCGCTGTTGTGTTGGATCTCTGTGCCACACTCGGTTCCAGTGCGCATAGAAACAGGTTGACTAATAATTCTCTAATCCCTTGCAGGTGACAGTGATGACACCCATAGTGGTTGCTCACTATTTATCCAAAACCCTCAGTGCGCAGAGGAGCGGGACTTAATCTTAATCTGGGGCGTTTTTCCTGACTATTTATGGGCAAACATGGGCGTTACCAGAAACCTGCAAAAGCTGCGCCAAATTACGTGGTGAAATTGACGTGGGCCGTGCGTGGTTTTAGCCGATAACAAAGCAGAATGTAAGCACTTTCTGTGTTTTCTACATACGCCAAATGTTTTACACATCGCAACTCAATTTTAGTTATAAAGCGCTTTAAGCAGCCGTAGCtgagacaaagtgctgtacatgaaaagaaataaaccaaaagtaaaacaataaaaatactaaaacaataaaaacaataaaacaacaaaaatgttaaaacaataaaacaataaagatattaagagaataaaaacaataaaacactaaaaacaagagcagagtcTCATGCTGAGTTGAAAGCCAAGGAATAAAAATGGGTTTTCagatgagttttaaaaatggACAGTGAGGGGGCTTGACTAATGTGGAGCGGGAGGACGTTCCAAAGTTTGGGACCGGCAATGGAAAAGGCTCtttcccctctgagcttccacTTTGACCTCGGTACCTCCAGGAGCAGCTGGTCAGCTGACCCGAGACACCGAGCAGGAGTGTAGGGATGgagaagctcagagaggtaaAGCGGGGAGAGaccatttaaagatttaaaaacaaataaaggaatCTTAAAATGGACTCTAAAATGCACAggcagccagtggagggagGCCAGAATAGGACTGATGTGCTGACTCTTACGCGCACCAGTTAAGAGGCGAGCAGCAGCGTTCTGGACCAACTGGAGACGTGTGAGGGAGGACTGGCTGACTCCAAGGTAGAGTGCATTGCAGTAATCCAGCCGAGATGTAATGAAGGCGTGGATTACTGCTTCAAAGTGCTTATGTGCAAGAAGAGGCTTCACCTTTGCCAGCTGCCTCAGGTGAAAGAAGCTGGACTTCACTGTTGCACCAATTTGCCGGTCCAATTTAAAATCACTGTCTATCTTAAAACCCAAGTTTGAGACTACTGGCTTCATATATTGTGCCAAAGGGCCGAAGTcagcggggggtgggggggactTTACTAGAGCCGCTCAGACCAAACACCATCACTTCTGTCTTCTTTTCattgaattttaaaaagttCAGAGACATCCAGTCTTTAATGTCTTCAAGACATAGCAGAAGTGACTTCAGACAGgcatttgtctttttcagtgaaaacataaaAGACAGAATGCGTTACATTAACTGCAACAACTGTGGTGTCAGGAAAGACACATTTATGAAATGAATGAAcagaaatacattaaaataaataaataaataaataaaatgttttatcatgCTATGATGTAACTCCATTGACTTCAGTTCATTTTcaacagacaaaaatatcaaTAATACAAATTCATACAACTGCTTAAATGGACAGATTTGGTACAACAGTGTGGACCATGTGAAGGAGGTGATACTGTGATGAGTAAACTGGTGGGAATAATCATTAACTCAAATAAAAGGTTCAGAACAGTTATAACTGTCCATGAACTTTACTTGACATAAGATAAAGCACAAGTATTGGAAAACAATAACCATATTCATATACTATTTTATTAACCATTAAACCCTGTTTTATACTTTCATCTCATACTTTCACACTAAATTGCAGATCTACAAGCTTACAACTCACATGTTgcaatgtgatgtgttttgagtgtgtAGATGTGCTATGTTCACAGTTTTTGATCATTTCAACCTATAATTAAAATCTCCCAAATTAGGTCACAAGAGTTAAAGTGTCAACATACATCTTTCTTTTAGTGCCAGGGACATTGATCTAACAACTCCAGTCAGTTTTTATGGTTTATTGTCCTTTAGTTCAAATGAACTACTGTTACAATAAAACATCACATAATATGCAGATATATTTTAATAGGTACATTATGTTGAGCTGTACTCTCTgttctaaaataaaatcctaagtgtttgtccatttttcagATCATTATACTATTGTTTTCCATACTTTAGTCAACTAGCCAAAGTTCTGATTGCATGCAGACTCATTTTTTGCATGTAATCGTGTTCAAACTTAACCtaagacatcatggttgcaagttcaatTCCACctctggctgattgtactcaatttcCTTGTAAGTTGCTCTGGATAAAAGCAGAGACTGTTTAAATGAAGGAGAGTCAATACAATCAAAGAGGaacattcaaaaatacaaatatgctacatgtttaaaaaacacacaaaactggACTGTGGACCTTTGAGAAATGTAAGTTAATGGATTTAACACATTAGTTTGTGTTGGATTGTGAGTTTTTAAGGTGAGAGGGGCGTAAAAGTGTAACTCAGCGTCTTTCCGTTTACCCCCCGAGATTTAGATGCTATTTTGTCTACGTACACACATTATTGGCCTGTTCAGAAAATGaaacgaaataaataaataaatattgaacatCAATATCAAATAAAGCCATTTAAAAACGGACCGGAcgattttacacacacaagcaagTTCGACAGATGCAAGTAAAGTGTAGGACAGGTTAAAACCTTTCCAGCAACGATCTCATTGACAGTGGGTGGCTTTGATTTCAATTGTATTGCAGTACAAATAGTGAAGTCCGACCACCCATTGTCAATAAGATTGTTGCTGGAAGAGTTAACCTTTACGCTGCAGATCAGCGTCTCTTCCTGCATGATCCGAGTCAGTGGGTTAAATGATTCACGACAGAGT
Coding sequences within:
- the LOC131461064 gene encoding alpha-1,3-galactosyltransferase 2-like isoform X1, with product MSRFVQRMKGVWKCVRFLPVVLCVLYFVSPSLKYFVKYIHMERCSLKSAKDLILDNRVDASLDLVSRDDVQTCTYWRAPIIWEGMFDPEIYDETHKKKGSSVALVVFAVGRYLDAYLNTFLNSSERYFMLDLPVTYYVFTDRPAKVPPLKLPPHRSMKVMKVEKHARWQDISMMRMKTISDAIETDIKHRCTYVFCFDVDQEFTGRFGSEALGDSVALLHTYFFNLPKMLYTYDHNPKSKAYMETGDLYYHAAVFGGTWESVKALVDACHQGIMEDKRNRVEALWHDESHLNKYLWIHKPSRVLSPEYCWDPLSGKNSVVQVQRLVWAPKQYKKLRAP
- the LOC131461064 gene encoding alpha-1,3-galactosyltransferase 2-like isoform X2, with protein sequence MRFVQRMKGVWKCVRFLPVVLCVLYFVSPSLKYFVKYIHMERCSLKSAKDLILDNRVDASLDLVSRDDVQTCTYWRAPIIWEGMFDPEIYDETHKKKGSSVALVVFAVGRYLDAYLNTFLNSSERYFMLDLPVTYYVFTDRPAKVPPLKLPPHRSMKVMKVEKHARWQDISMMRMKTISDAIETDIKHRCTYVFCFDVDQEFTGRFGSEALGDSVALLHTYFFNLPKMLYTYDHNPKSKAYMETGDLYYHAAVFGGTWESVKALVDACHQGIMEDKRNRVEALWHDESHLNKYLWIHKPSRVLSPEYCWDPLSGKNSVVQVQRLVWAPKQYKKLRAP